The DNA window CAGCCATGGGGACTTGCGGAACTCTTCGAAGCTCACGGCGCCGTCGCCGTCAGCATCAAGAGCGGAAAGGCCACGACCTCCGTCTCCGCGGTCGCCCCGCTCACCAGGCCTAGGCCCTCGACCATCCGGCGACCGCCCCTTGCCACGGGTATGATCTGCCGGCGAAAGGACACCGTCGCCGTTTTGGTCAAGGCGGTCGAAAAAGGCGCGCCGACGCTCTTCAGGCAGGCGCTGGACGAAAGGACTCTTGAGAAACTCCTCAAACGAGACCGACTTGTTGCCGTCGGTGTCCAGCTTCGGAAAGTCGATGCCGGGGCGCTTCCCGCGATCGTTTGGCGGACCGCCTACCTCGTTCTTCTGAATCTGCCCGTCGCCGTTTTTGTCGAGACGCTGGAAGAGTTGGTCCTGCTTCTCCTCCGGCAGACTTGAAATCCTCTCCAGCTGCCCGAACTCGCTGCGGGACACGGCACCATCTCCGTCCTTGTCGGCATTCCGGATGAACTCACCGAATCCTCCGGGGCCTCCCGGCCGGCGCTCGCGCTTGTCTGGCCGATCTCCATCCGGGCCCTCCGCGAAAGCAGGTAGACCGAGGATCAGCGCGCAAACTCCAAAGCAAACGGTTCTCATGGACGTGATGGTTGGTGCGGCTTCAGGCACCGCAAGAGGGAAACCGTCCGAGCCGCCAATGGTTGCGCCCGCTGTCGGGCTTTTTTGTTGGCCGAAACGGGACCCGCCATGGATTCTCAGACCCGCACCGCCCATGCACATTCAGGACATTCTTGCCGAAAGGCGACCCTCATTTTCCTTCGAGTTCTTCCCGCCCCGTAGCGACGCGGCCTGGGACGAACTCTACCAGACGATTGTCGATCTGGAGGTCTACCAGCCATCCTTCGTCTCGGTGACCTACGGCGCCGGCGGCACGACCCGGGAGGCAACCCACGATCTGGTGGTGCGGATCAAGGAAACCACTGGCATCCCTCCCGTTCCCCACTTGACGTGTGTCGGCCACAGCGAAGTGGAGATCGACGAAATCCTGACCCGCTACGCCGAGGCGGGCGTCTCGAACATCCTCGCCCTTCGCGGCGATCCGCCACGCGACCGGCCTGACTACGACTGGTCCGACTCGGAATTCCGGCAGGCTGCCGATCTGGTCGCGTTCATTCGCCGGTTCAACGAGAGCGGTCGCCATCCGGACCTACGGGGCTTCGGCATCGGTGTCGCGGGCTTTCCGGAAGGACATCCGGGGACCCCCAACCGGCTCATCGAGCTCGATCATCTTAAGGCAAAAGTCGACGCAGGCGCGGACTACATCTGCACCCAGCTGTTTTTCGACAACCACGACTTCCTCGACTTCAGGGACCGCTGCCGGCACAGCGGAATCGAGGTGCCGATCATCGCCGGAATCATGCCGGTCACGAGTCTCAAGAGCATGGCCCGCATGGCCGACCTCGCCGCCGGCGCCCGCTTCCCTGCAAAGCTTCTCCGCGCGCTGGACCGGGCGGGAGGCGATCCCGCCGCTGTCGAGCGGGTCGGCGTCCACTACGCCGCCCAACAAATTGTCGAGCTACTCGACCAGAACGTCGACGGCATCCATTTCTACACGCTCAACAAGAGCGGAGCGACGCGCGAGATTTACGCCAGCCTCGGCCTTGCTCCGGCGGAATCCAGCCAAGGCTGACAGGCCGGACCACCCCGCTCACTCGTCACTGCTCAAGCGCAGGATCTCCTCGGCCTGTTTCAGAGTCAGGTTGGCGAGGGTTCCCTCAAGCGGAACGTCGATACCGATTTTCCCGGTGCTCTGATCCACTGGAAAGCGCTCGCGCAAAATCCGCGACCGCTCGAAGGCATCTCCCGGAATCATCATGCGCACACCTCCATCGAAGAGATAGAGGTTACGCGCACGGTCCATCGCCTCCCGCCGAAGCCGACGGGTATCCGCCATATCGGAGAAGAACCGCGAGGTTTCGGGATCGGCACCCTCCTCGGGCTCGCTCGCCTTCGACGCCTCGCCGGCGTTTTTCAGACTGATCTGCAGTTCGCTCTCCTGCTTCGCATCCAGTCCGCTATCCACGCCCGGCAATCCATCCGTGATGCCGAACTGCTTCTCAAGCTCCTCCGCATCCGGCCGCCTTACGGTAATCCGACCCTGAACCGTCATCAGACCGCGTGCCTCGAGATTCAGTTGAGAGATCGTCATCGTCCCTGACTGCGTATCGACTTCGAAGTCACCCTGATCGAAGTCGACCCGCTTGTAGCTGTTGAATACGTCGACAACATCGAGTGCCTCAAGAAGATGGAGCCCGCTTCGCACGGAGATCATGTCCTCGCCGTCGAGGTCCACCTTTCCATTGAGGGTCACACCACCCGCCGAGTTGGTCGATCCGCCAAGAGCGAAGCGACCGGAGATCGTCCCGGAAACGACTTCCTGCGCGTTATTCGGCAAAAGTGCGGAAAGCGGAATATGCTCGAAAACCAGATCTCCTGAGAGCTCGGGCAATTCACCCCCGCTCACCTTTACGCCATCGAACGTCACCGTGCCCTTCCCGGCTTTGAGGACGCCCTTTTCGACCACCAGCCCGTCGCGGCTGCAGAACATGACCAATTCCTGAATCTCGAAACGACGGATCCAGTTCTGGGAAAACGTTCCACCGGTAAAGCTCAGCCGCCAGCCGTTGGCGGTCCGGTTCGCCAGCAGCTTGCTTCCCGTGATCCCGCCATAAGCCCTTTCGAAATAGCCCCAGCTCAATCTGGCGTTGTTGACATCGAGACCACGCAGTTCGAATCCCGGATGATTTGCGAAAAACGCACCGGCCGCAGCGGAAGCCTCCTCTTCGGAATTCGCACCGGCCCTCAGCTCCATATCGAGCCAGTTCATCTGGATCACACCGGCCTCCCACTTCTGGGTCAGGCCGTCGAGCATCCCCATATTGAACACCAGATTCCCGGCCTCCATCGATTGGAAGAAACTCTCCGGCGTGCCGGTCGCGCCAACCCTTCGGACCATCGCCTGACCTTGGATCCGGCGGAACCCCAGAAGCTTGGCATCTGATGCCTCCACCGCCTTCTCGAACCCGCTGCGGATCTGGGTCTGGAAGGCGCCCGTGTTCACCCGCTTGACCAGATAATAGAAAAACAGCAGGCCGATAAGGGCGACGACGATCAGTACCCGGAAGGCCATCCGCAGCAGGTGGAACAGCGTGATCGACCAGCCGCCGCCGCTCGACATCGAGTGGCGAAGCTGGAACCAGAAGCCCTGGCTGGCAATCCACTGGCTCAGGCGCTGGTTGAATTCTTGGCTCTTTTCGGCTTCCATTGAGGATCTGCGGGACGCCCCGAAATAAAGCCCTGCCTTCGAGACCACGCGAGGCCAAATTTCCCTAGCGCAGCCGGACGGGATTCCGTAGCAAACGGGCGTGGAAGGCGAGGACTACAAAGTCAGGCTGGAGATCTTCGAGGGCCCCCTCGATCTCCTGCTTTACCTGATCAAGAAGGATGAGGTCGACATTCAGGAAATCTCAATCGCCCGGATCACCAGCCAGTATCTGAAGTACATCGAGACGTTCCGGATGCTGAATATCGACCTCGCGGCCGAGTTCATCGTGATGGCGGCGAATCTGATGTATCTGAAGAGCCGCACCCTCCTGCCCCGTCAGGAGCAGCCGCCGGAGGAAATGGAGGACGAGGACGATCCGCGCTGGGAATTGATCCGGCAGCTGATCGAGTACAAGAAGTTCAAGGACGCCGCCAGCCTACTCAGCCGCCGGGAACTCGAGCAGGCCGACCGTTTCGCGCTCAAGCCGGAGAAGCCGGAAACCGATCCGGAGCCACCACCCCTTGCGGAAGTCTCGATCTTTGATCTGATCCGCGCGTTCCAGAACGTCCTGAAGCGCTTCGAGGAGTCGCACGACCTCGGTGACATCGTCGACGACCGCTACACGGTTTCCGACAAGATCGAGATGCTTCTCGGACGCTTCGGCCCGGGGCAGGCAGCCCGCTTCGACAGCCTCTTCGAGGACGCCGTCACCAAGGCGGAAGTCATCGTCACCTTCCTCGCGGTGCTCGAACTGATGAAGATGAACCAGTTCGTGATCCGCCAGACCGGAGTCTTCGGCGAAATCGACATCGAACGCCGCGCATCCGGCGCGACCACCGCTGCAGAAGCGCTGGAGGCATTTACCGAGGCCCAAGCCTGAGCAGCACCCCGCCCGCTTCAGCCCAAGCGGTAAGTGATCCGCGCCTTGGTGACGTCGTAGGGCGACATCTCCATCTTCACGCGGTCACCGATGACCAGACGAATGAAGCGTTTGCGCATCTTGCCCGAAATATGGGCGAGCACCTCGTGGCCGCTCTGCAGTTCCACCCGGAATTGGGTTCCCGCCAGAACGGATGTGATGGTGCCCTCGACCTCAACCGCCTTCTCCTCATCATTCGGATCGGTTGACTTGTTCCGCCGGTCATCGTCCCTCCTGCGGCCGCGCCCGCGTCCGCCGGGTCTGCGTCCTCTGCCTCTCGGTCGTCTGCTACTCATATCAAATCGGCGAGCCGGCGCGACTGGCGCATGCTGCCGGGCGGAGAGTTGCGGATCGAAACCTGAGGATCAATGGCAAAAATTCCTTGATTCCGCCGGGAACCCGCTTCCGGGATCGTCCCGGCAGCCCGCCCGCGGGGCACCCCGCCTGCCGTCGGAAAACCTGGCCGGAAACCCCCGATTTCTCCACGGATTTCCGATTGACACCCCGGGGGGCGCTCCCTAGTTTGCCCGCCCTTCCGCGCAGGGGACCAGCTTTCGGGGTCCGGATCGCGCCGAAGCCCAGCTCGAACCATCATGAAGACTTTTTCCGCCAAGCCCGCTGACGTCGAACGCAAGTGGTATGTGATCGACGCCGCCGACAAGATTCTCGGCCAGGTTGCCGTCGAGGCCGCCCGCCTTCTGCGCGGCAAGCACAAGCCGATCTTCACGCCGCACATCGACACCGGCGACTTCGTCATCGTGATCAATGCCGACAAGGTGCGCCTTTCCGGCAACAAGGAGCGCGAGAAGATCTACACCAGCTTCAGCGGATACGTCGGCGGCCAGAAGGTCGAGACCCCGCGTATGGTCCGCAAGCGCCGTCCGGTCCTCCTCGTCGAGCGCGCCGTCCACGGCATGGTTCCCAAGACCCGCCTCGGCCGCGCCCAGATGGGCAAGCTGAAGGTCTACGCCGGTGCCGAACATCCGCACGAGGCACAGTCGCCCGAGGCCTACGAAATCGCCTGATCCCCAATTCGACTTTTTTGAACATGAGCGCAGCAGCAGCTACCCAGCCCACCGCCGCCACCGGCCGTCGCAAGACCTCGGTCGCCCACGTCCGCATGAGCGAAGGCTCCGGCACCATCACCATCAACGGCCGGCCCTTCGAGGACTACCTCCCGACCCTGCCGCTGCAAAGTGCGGTGCTCGCGCCGTTCCAGACCGCGAATCTCCTCAACCGCTTCGACCTCAATGTCACCGTCAAGGGCGGTGGCCTGCACTCGCAGGCAGGTGCGATCCGCCACGCGGTCGCCCGCGCGCTGACCGGCTTCGATCCGGAACTCCGCAAGGAACTCAAGCCTGAAGGTTTCCTCCGCCGCGACCCGCGGATGAAGGAACGCAAGAAGGCCGGCCGCCCCGGCGCCCGCAAGCGCTTCCAGTTCTCGAAGCGCTAAGCTTCCCGCCTTTTTCGAAAAGCCGCGCAGCCCCGGGTTGCGCGGCTTTTTTCATGCCCCATGCTCGCGCCCGTGAAACTCATCTCTTGGAACGTCAACGGCATCCGCGCCTGCCTCGGCAAGGGACTCGGTGAATT is part of the Haloferula helveola genome and encodes:
- the rpsI gene encoding 30S ribosomal protein S9, translated to MSAAAATQPTAATGRRKTSVAHVRMSEGSGTITINGRPFEDYLPTLPLQSAVLAPFQTANLLNRFDLNVTVKGGGLHSQAGAIRHAVARALTGFDPELRKELKPEGFLRRDPRMKERKKAGRPGARKRFQFSKR
- a CDS encoding EF-hand domain-containing protein encodes the protein MRTVCFGVCALILGLPAFAEGPDGDRPDKRERRPGGPGGFGEFIRNADKDGDGAVSRSEFGQLERISSLPEEKQDQLFQRLDKNGDGQIQKNEVGGPPNDRGKRPGIDFPKLDTDGNKSVSFEEFLKSPFVQRLPEERRRAFFDRLDQNGDGVLSPADHTRGKGRSPDGRGPRPGERGDRGDGGRGLSALDADGDGAVSFEEFRKSPWLKNLGEDAQEDRFEALDKDGNQKLEGDELKPKPPQERGERDGAPKRRPAPDGGGEA
- the metF gene encoding methylenetetrahydrofolate reductase [NAD(P)H], whose protein sequence is MHIQDILAERRPSFSFEFFPPRSDAAWDELYQTIVDLEVYQPSFVSVTYGAGGTTREATHDLVVRIKETTGIPPVPHLTCVGHSEVEIDEILTRYAEAGVSNILALRGDPPRDRPDYDWSDSEFRQAADLVAFIRRFNESGRHPDLRGFGIGVAGFPEGHPGTPNRLIELDHLKAKVDAGADYICTQLFFDNHDFLDFRDRCRHSGIEVPIIAGIMPVTSLKSMARMADLAAGARFPAKLLRALDRAGGDPAAVERVGVHYAAQQIVELLDQNVDGIHFYTLNKSGATREIYASLGLAPAESSQG
- a CDS encoding segregation and condensation protein A — translated: MEGEDYKVRLEIFEGPLDLLLYLIKKDEVDIQEISIARITSQYLKYIETFRMLNIDLAAEFIVMAANLMYLKSRTLLPRQEQPPEEMEDEDDPRWELIRQLIEYKKFKDAASLLSRRELEQADRFALKPEKPETDPEPPPLAEVSIFDLIRAFQNVLKRFEESHDLGDIVDDRYTVSDKIEMLLGRFGPGQAARFDSLFEDAVTKAEVIVTFLAVLELMKMNQFVIRQTGVFGEIDIERRASGATTAAEALEAFTEAQA
- the infA gene encoding translation initiation factor IF-1, with amino-acid sequence MSSRRPRGRGRRPGGRGRGRRRDDDRRNKSTDPNDEEKAVEVEGTITSVLAGTQFRVELQSGHEVLAHISGKMRKRFIRLVIGDRVKMEMSPYDVTKARITYRLG
- the rplM gene encoding 50S ribosomal protein L13, translated to MKTFSAKPADVERKWYVIDAADKILGQVAVEAARLLRGKHKPIFTPHIDTGDFVIVINADKVRLSGNKEREKIYTSFSGYVGGQKVETPRMVRKRRPVLLVERAVHGMVPKTRLGRAQMGKLKVYAGAEHPHEAQSPEAYEIA